One region of Triticum dicoccoides isolate Atlit2015 ecotype Zavitan unplaced genomic scaffold, WEW_v2.0 scaffold12554, whole genome shotgun sequence genomic DNA includes:
- the LOC119343387 gene encoding uncharacterized protein LOC119343387 has protein sequence MAMPLSPPALVDDAMRAVFMRLPADDPRSLIRAAAVCRGWRAILSDPVFARGYRALHGAPPMLGFLHNEYRRGNRFVSTSTFRRSASHDHRGCHVLDSRHGLVEIVG, from the coding sequence ATGGCGATGCCGCTGAGTCCGCCGGCGCTGGTTGACGACGCCATGCGCGCGGTCTTCATGCGCCTGCCGGCGGACGACCCCAGGAGCCtcatccgcgccgccgccgtctgCAGGGGCTGGCGCGCCATCCTCTCCGaccccgtcttcgcccgcggctaccGCGCTCTCCACGGGGCGCCGCCCATGCTGGGCTTCCTCCACAACGAATACCGCAGGGGCAACCGCTTTGTCTCCACCTCGACCTTCCGCCGGTCGGCATCCCATGACCACCGGGGCTGCCACGTTCTTGATTCCCGGCACGGCCTTGTTGAAATAGTTGGTTAG